AGATTCTAAAGGAGAGATTTCTTTCCCGGTTATCGGTAATATAAAATTGGGTGGCTTGACAAGAAGTGAGGCGATGGCAAAATTAAAAGAACTATTGGAGGTATATATTAAAAATCCAACGGTTAATATGAGAATCCTGAATTATAAGATTACGATTCAGGGTGAAGTAACCAGACCGGGTACATATCCAATACAGTCGGAACGGATTACACTATTGGAAGCAGTTAGTATGGCCGGTGATTTAACAGTTTACGGAAAACGTAATAATATATTGGTGTTAAGAGAAATGGATGGAAAAGTGACTTCAACCAGAGTAGATTTAACGAATTCAAATTTTATAAACTCTCCGTTTTATTACCTGAAACAAAATGATGTAGTATATGTGGAGCCTAATAAAACAAAAGTCAACTCTTCTGTTATCGGACCAAATATTACGGTTGCGATTTCAGCAATCTCCCTATTAATAACGATAATTGCTTTAACCACAAGATAGATATAGATGAATCAGGAATTTAATAATTTTGAAGAGCAAAACGAAAATAACTTCTCTATTCGTGAACAGATTGATAAATACTTAATCCATTGGCGTTGGTTTGTACTGGGGGTAATTCTTTCATTAGTAGCAGCATTTCTGTATTTGCGTTATTACACATCGCCCAGTTATAAAGCTGTTTCAACTATACTTGTAAAAGATGATAAAAAAGGAGGTATTGCTTCTGAGCTGGCAGCGTTTTCAGATATTGGAATGCTAACTGGGGCAAAAAGCAGTGTCGATAATGAAGTGGAGATTTTAAAATCCAGAACATTAGTTGAAAACGTTATACAAAGATTAGATCTAAACGTATTCTATATCGCTGAAGGAAGAGTTAAGTCTTCTTTTTTATATAAAGAATCTCCAATTGAAATTGTGTTTACAAATAAAAGCAAAGATTTTTATTTGCGAAATTTTACTTATACAATAGAAAATAAAAGCAATAAACGTTTCTTTATCTACGATGACAAAGAAAATAAATTAGGCGAATATTCTTATGGTAGTGAAGTAAAAACCAAATTTGGAACTTTAATTGTTAATAAAAAATTAGAAAACCTGATAGATGCTGAAGGTAAAAGCAATAGTAATAATCCTTTCGTTGTTCATGTTAAAATAGTTTCCTTGTCGAAAGTTACTGAAAATTTTAAATCAAAATTGATAGTAAATCCGTTAAGCAAAAATACCAGTGTTATCGAATTATCGCTAACCGATCCTGTAAAAGAAAGAGCGGAGGATTTTTTAAATGCTTTAGTGAGAATATATAATGAAGATGCTATAGCAGACAAAAACTTTATCTCTGAAAATACATCCCGATTTATTTCACAGCGTTTAGAATTGATTACGGATGAGTTGGACGGTGTTGAAAAAAATGTGGAAGGTTATAAGAAGCAAAATAAAATTACGGATATTACTTCAGAAGCAGGATTGTTTTTGGAAAATGCCAGCCAATATGAAAAGAATGTTGTAGAAACGGAAACGCGGCTTAAGGTTGTGGCTTCTATGAAGGAATTCTTGAAAAACAGTAA
This region of Flavobacterium inviolabile genomic DNA includes:
- a CDS encoding polysaccharide biosynthesis/export family protein, which produces MNIFPRFFCLLSVITVLFLSSCAQKKDIVYYQNIDQFATGTASASFEPKLQPDDLLMIVVSAENPEAAAPFNLYAVTVQSSLETAASQPRLQTYLVDSKGEISFPVIGNIKLGGLTRSEAMAKLKELLEVYIKNPTVNMRILNYKITIQGEVTRPGTYPIQSERITLLEAVSMAGDLTVYGKRNNILVLREMDGKVTSTRVDLTNSNFINSPFYYLKQNDVVYVEPNKTKVNSSVIGPNITVAISAISLLITIIALTTR